A DNA window from Burkholderia sp. HI2500 contains the following coding sequences:
- a CDS encoding RluA family pseudouridine synthase, producing the protein MNELGKISQNSVASGQVSMIEIDENSAGQRIDNFLLRVCKGVPKSHIYRILRSGEVRVNKGRVDAQYRLAFGDIVRVPPVRVAAADLARAEATIVPPAHFDVLFEDDAMLVINKPAGVAVHGGSGVAFGVIEQMRQARPRAKFLELVHRLDRETSGILMLAKKRTALVGLHEQIRENRMDKRYFACVHGEWQSDWGRRRAVKAPLFKYSTPEGERRVRVQDDGLPSHTVFNLVDLWPEYALLEAELKTGRTHQIRVHLAHLGLPIAGDAKYGDFALNKALARANAQPSLKRMFLHAYRLRLAHPLTGEALQFDAPLPDECRRFLDQLSALRDTA; encoded by the coding sequence ATGAACGAGTTAGGCAAAATATCCCAGAATTCGGTCGCAAGCGGCCAGGTATCGATGATCGAGATCGATGAAAACTCGGCCGGTCAGCGTATCGACAACTTCCTGTTGCGCGTCTGTAAAGGCGTGCCGAAAAGCCATATTTACCGGATCCTGCGCAGCGGCGAAGTGCGCGTGAACAAGGGTCGGGTCGATGCGCAGTACCGGCTCGCGTTCGGCGACATCGTCCGCGTGCCGCCCGTGCGCGTGGCCGCCGCCGACCTCGCGCGTGCCGAAGCCACCATCGTGCCGCCCGCGCACTTCGACGTGCTGTTCGAGGACGACGCGATGCTCGTCATCAACAAGCCGGCCGGGGTGGCGGTCCACGGCGGCAGCGGCGTCGCGTTCGGCGTGATCGAGCAGATGCGCCAGGCGCGCCCGCGCGCGAAATTCCTCGAACTCGTGCACCGGCTCGACCGCGAGACGTCCGGGATCCTGATGCTCGCGAAGAAGCGTACGGCGCTGGTGGGCCTGCACGAACAGATTCGCGAGAACCGGATGGACAAGCGCTACTTCGCGTGCGTCCACGGTGAATGGCAGTCCGACTGGGGGCGTCGCCGCGCGGTGAAGGCGCCGCTGTTCAAGTATTCGACCCCGGAAGGGGAGCGCCGCGTGCGGGTGCAGGACGACGGGCTGCCGTCGCATACGGTGTTCAACCTCGTCGACCTGTGGCCCGAGTACGCGCTTCTCGAGGCGGAACTCAAAACGGGTCGGACCCATCAGATCCGTGTGCACCTCGCGCATCTCGGCCTGCCGATCGCCGGCGACGCCAAGTACGGCGATTTCGCACTGAACAAGGCGCTGGCGCGCGCGAATGCGCAGCCGTCGTTGAAACGGATGTTCCTGCATGCGTACCGGCTGCGCCTCGCCCACCCGCTGACCGGCGAGGCACTGCAGTTCGATGCGCCGCTGCCGGACGAATGCCGGCGCTTCCTCGATCAACTCAGCGCACTGCGCGATACCGCCTGA
- a CDS encoding HAD-IA family hydrolase yields the protein MARQQFDLIVFDWDGTLMDSTAHIAHSIQAACRDLGLPTPSDEASRYVIGLGLRDALQITAPTLDPSDYSRLAERYRYHYLLDDQRIELFAGVRELLAELRDTGYLLAVATGKGRVGLNRVLDQSKLTSLFDATRCADETFSKPHPAMLHELSRELGQDLSRTVMIGDTTHDLQMAASAGAAGVGVAYGAHTADALAALAPRFVAPDVGALAAWLREHA from the coding sequence ATGGCTCGACAGCAATTTGACCTGATCGTCTTCGACTGGGACGGCACGCTGATGGATTCGACTGCGCACATCGCGCACAGCATCCAGGCCGCATGCCGCGATCTCGGCTTGCCCACGCCGTCCGACGAGGCGTCACGCTACGTGATCGGCCTCGGCCTGCGCGATGCGCTGCAGATTACGGCTCCGACCCTCGATCCGTCCGACTATTCGCGGCTCGCCGAGCGCTACCGCTATCACTATCTGCTCGACGACCAGCGCATCGAGTTGTTCGCCGGCGTGCGCGAACTGCTGGCCGAGTTGCGCGACACGGGCTATCTGCTCGCCGTTGCAACCGGCAAGGGTCGGGTCGGGTTGAACCGCGTGCTCGACCAGTCGAAGCTGACGAGCCTGTTCGATGCGACGCGCTGCGCCGACGAAACCTTCTCGAAACCGCATCCGGCGATGCTGCACGAACTGTCCCGGGAATTGGGGCAGGACCTGTCGCGCACCGTGATGATCGGCGACACGACCCACGACCTGCAGATGGCCGCGAGTGCCGGGGCCGCCGGCGTCGGCGTCGCGTACGGCGCGCACACGGCCGACGCACTGGCCGCGCTCGCGCCGCGCTTCGTCGCGCCGGACGTCGGCGCGCTGGCCGCGTGGCTGCGGGAGCACGCATGA
- a CDS encoding Rieske (2Fe-2S) protein, producing MSAAPDAVRVCASDALADGGAGVRVDATLRGEQAVVFFVRYEGHAYGYLNRCAHVPMELDWAEGQFFESSGLYLMCATHGAIYEPNTGKCVGGPCRGGRLRPVEVDERDTSDGRAVFWVPDADLRPAVPATTD from the coding sequence ATGAGCGCGGCGCCGGACGCCGTGCGCGTGTGCGCATCGGATGCGCTGGCCGACGGCGGCGCCGGCGTGCGCGTCGATGCGACGCTGCGCGGCGAGCAGGCCGTCGTGTTCTTCGTGCGCTACGAGGGCCACGCATACGGCTACCTGAATCGCTGCGCGCATGTGCCGATGGAGCTCGACTGGGCCGAAGGGCAGTTCTTCGAATCGTCGGGCCTCTACCTGATGTGCGCGACGCATGGCGCGATCTACGAGCCGAACACCGGCAAGTGCGTCGGCGGCCCGTGCCGCGGCGGCCGCCTGCGGCCGGTCGAGGTCGACGAGCGCGACACGTCCGACGGGCGTGCGGTATTCTGGGTGCCCGACGCCGACCTGCGTCCCGCTGTTCCCGCCACGACCGACTAA